The following are from one region of the Betta splendens chromosome 15, fBetSpl5.4, whole genome shotgun sequence genome:
- the si:ch73-105b23.6 gene encoding fibrillin-2 isoform X1, giving the protein MWLPFLWQISLFAMVEYCSAAVDPKQCEAVGIKCHPQADCLKVQNNFTCACPDGFEGGGIVCSDVDECTIGMHTCHSKARCTNSPGSYSCSCMAGYSGNGTTCQDIDECRTGNGGCHTYASCTNTDGSRQCQCKSGFTGNGFDCADVNECTNQKLCHWNATCTNNPGSYVCTCNAGYKGNGNYLCLDVDECSDTPYVCSSSFGFNGCKNLPGTYKCTCNSGYESNSMSCVDIDECASNICSQYADCVNTPGSYRCTCRDGFVGNGHTCADVNECTEKKPCDPRAICINRLGTYVCSCNSGFAGDGLRCEDINECTTPGICPSNTTCVNNPGSYFCDCGIGFILNISKCQDVDECAAGPCSTYASCKNSPGSFSCQCSAGFKGDGFACVDVDECSQPKQCHTNALCINLPGSYNCTCRGGYSGDGVLHCQDVNECLVDNGGCRNKATCLNNQGSFSCQCQPGFNLVNQTLCQDVNECQELKSPCGVSEECRNTDGAFECYCQVGFYRPASNMGCVDIDECKAKSCHMNATCLNSIGSYTCSCKRGFKGNGTYCEDTDECLEASTCHARALCTNTMGGFQCSCEQGFKGDGFSCQDVDECTLPDPVCPTFSTCINSPGAHVCSCLNGSVAFNDTCAAPSPLCNPACDEAGLCHRSPRGYQCVCDLGYVGDGLACFDIDECESENVCPVNEMRCENIPGSFSCVCRQGYVLNETKCADVDECETGQQECSLFAHCINTVGSYFCFCLSGFTGDGKNCSDFDECQVQNGGCHPVALCANTPGSFHCSCPLGTEGNGFDCQDVDECEDNSSLPHNCSIQALCHNAQGSYVCQCQDGYRGDGFVCEDVDECEVTSTCGRNMTCLNTAGSYACSCILGLVYEQGTCVSEGSCLNVSSVCEPFAECHPHRGSFYCRCKEGYEMNGNDCRDVDECEWSGDEACPASSYCLNTNGSYACHCWEGFQDNGTHCEDVDECVIGNFSCPDNSACSNLEGSYVCICNPGFSENGSLCLDINECFLNPAQCPNSSTCLNTFGSFDCECWEGYQGNDTHCEDMDECLDNSSCPEHSTCLNTVGSYLCPCVSGFTILAGLCVDIDECSDVMLAPLCTHGTCMNTNGSYHCECFEGFWSRTETECVDVDECLDSLNSSVCQPYSSCVNTPGSYNCTCHEGFIINGTSCEDIDECHSPGGSQCPEHSFCNNTVGSFTCKCFPGYAPVDLGCVDIDECMDRAPCRLDQVCTNLPGAYNCSCPLGYQEDQLECVDTDECGSLPCHPLARCWNSRGSFSCHCPMGFSGNGSWCEDVNECAVLTAPCHPSARCLNTPGSFICTCLPGFTIIGPLCIDLNECHQASARCHPASTCSNQVGGFKCLCGSGWEATKENGRGGGGCVDRDECLSSTACPSQLSCTNLPGTYACSCHENNTMCRTVARKESSLFPYGAEPGDAEIKMSSADGNSPYITPSMGFPFLGKLYDRIYFSDNGLVQFQFAAENEQYLFPAPLDTGFPKNMSVSLLAVFWDDANLTTGNGRLFYKEYYKQDVLDLYSQIVFNRTADEVTKFEVQRGKPAFTPAWILKITWDHVMPVFFQNVNILETNTFQCILATDGTRSFALLRYAEMSWNRGQRLYYDALIGYTDGNFSFSERPVPNDNLFGPGGRYRPQQMNGTLGKLGQIVYDLAKLEGSGLDARIRCRLWAIKEPDPTDWTKVLPTCPCTRTQVLEDLSFSQDTSDPGSRVKTLRGQRWGGAGGHIYQSVLSNRYGSGKRCVYDPEGPLLAGYSERYFSGGNLQKHIDEDLLPFQWCCMESPQCRLYLNKRPLDRCQGYSWGSSSGYTPAKTTHGIAMVYGSIHFITFDGAEYSFKALGEFVILRISSTTGSNIFTLQGQTDNLLTEGKGITEVPVVVRMAAFHQAIGKIEWRCSEKGDRLQMFVDDVEVPVNIGTIYADEMDFAVRCTLLNRCVAVYAGGLHVVVWRVVGFNQLAAIVEVPQAFYNRTVGLMGLWSSNRSDDFLMSNGKILPLVERNLLEEGLQSFGLSWAVPVPESLFLPQTPLLSLKYNSSQQLLDSISPAQADKLQKTCQGSIQCMCDTVASGSSELGLRTLEARTQYQNLALIYGNMPPIVTDPMEIRCKVNFTMVVTMKAQDPNGDAITYSLLYPRPPRASIGSANGSLTWTPLSTQPILLTVKVSDELSGSLFTPILQVCSCLNGGTCQYDSIVENHQQGRFQVVGCLCPKGFSGVFCGNVTDACLGKPCFRGVKCQGAADPDQFICGECPNNTFSEGKQGYKCFEEDLCSPPFPFPCHKDATCQSVKRTYNCTCKPGFTGDGRNCTDVDECETLQFCPNAKFECKNSPGSFTCLCRYQSPGSSSTGCGESVNSPGSNVFNASVMWKKSSSDALSLLENILSKGFGNKFYSISKIDPGAGSTTGLDEYRINVSSDTPHWYISDYLARISSHYDISYIKIDDLDECKASERVCVQPALCYNTYGGYRCVCNGTEVYANQSCILDKDKATVPTTDLIRGLVLGIGIPLLLLLLLAALACLCCCRKTVTGELPHLLPDYIQEAYNPPPFNYSDPALHYIPHCSPRILDNITPKQRHR; this is encoded by the exons ATGTG GCTTCCATTCCTGTGGCAGATCAGTTTATTTGCGATGGTGGAATACTGCAGTGCAG CTGTTGACCCGAAACAATGTGAGGCCGTGGGCATCAAGTGCCATCCTCAGGCCGATTGTCTGAAGGTGCAGAACAACTTCACATGTGCATGCCCGGATGGCTTTGAGGGCGGTGGCATAGTCTGCAGTGACGTCGACGAATGCACCATCGGCATGCACACCTGTCACTCGAAGGCGCGTTGCACCAACAGCCCGGGCAGCTACAGCTGCTCCTGCATGGCTGGATACAGTGGAAATGGCACCACCTGCCAGGACATTGATGAGTGCCGAACTGGTAACGGGGGCTGCCACACTTACGCCTCCTGCACCAATACCGACGGCTCGCGTCAGTGCCAGTGTAAATCTGGCTTCACTGGCAACGGCTTTGACTGCGCGGATGTCAACGAATGCACTAACCAAAAGCTCTGCCACTGGAACGCCACCTGCACCAACAACCCTGGCTCCTATGTATGCACCTGTAATGCAGGATATAAGGGTAATGGGAACTATCTGTGCCTTGACGTGGATGAATGTTCAGACACCCCCTACgtttgttcctcctcctttggCTTTAACGGCTGTAAGAACCTGCCGGGCACGTACAAGTGCACGTGCAACAGTGGCTACGAAAGCAACAGCATGTCCTGTGTAGATATTGACGAATGTGCGAGCAACATCTGCAGTCAATACGCAGACTGTGTAAACACCCCAGGATCTTATAGGTGCACCTGCAGAGACGGCTTTGTGGGAAATGGACACACGTGCGCAGACGTAAACGAATGTACGGAGAAGAAGCCGTGTGACCCGAGGGCCATTTGCATCAACAGGTTGGGAACATATGTGTGCTCCTGCAACAGCGGCTTCGCAGGAGACGGTCTACGGTGCGAAGACATCAATGAGTGTACAACACCCGGCATCTGCCCCTCCAACACTACCTGCGTTAACAATCCTGGCTCCTATTTCTGTGACTGTGGCATCGGCTTCATACTGAATATCTCCAAGTGCCAGGATGTGGACGAGTGCGCGGCGGGCCCCTGCAGCACCTACGCCAGCTGCAAGAATTCCCCCGGCTCCTTCTCTTGCCAGTGCTCGGCAGGCTTCAAGGGGGATGGCTTCGCTTGCGTGGATGTGGACGAATGCTCGCAGCCCAAGCAGTGCCACACCAATGCCCTTTGCATTAATCTTCCTGGATCCTACAACTGCACCTGTCGTGGGGGTTATTCCGGCGACGGGGTGCTGCATTGCCAAGACGTGAACGAGTGTCTTGTGGACAATGGAGGATGCAGAAACAAGGCCACTTGCTTGAACAACCAGGGCTCTTTTTCTTGCCAGTGCCAGCCAGGGTTCAACTTGGTTAACCAGACGCTTTGCCAGGATGTAAATGAATGTCAGGAACTGAAGAGCCCATGTGGAGTGAGCGAAGAGTGCCGGAACACCGATGGGGCATTCGAGTGCTACTGCCAAGTCGGCTTCTACCGGCCCGCCAGCAACATGGGATGTGTTGATATAGACGAATGTAAGGCCAAGTCCTGCCACATGAACGCCACATGTCTGAACTCTATCGGGTCCTACACTTGCAGCTGTAAGCGAGGTTTCAAAGGCAACGGCACGTACTGTGAAGACACAGACGAGTGTTTGGAGGCGAGCACCTGCCATGCACGGGCTCTGTGCACCAACACCATGGGCGGCTTTCAGTGCTCATGCGAACAGGGTTTTAAAGGCGACGGCTTCTCGTGCCAGGATGTGGACGAGTGCACCCTCCCTGATCCTGTGTGCCCCACCTTCTCCACATGCATTAACTCCCCCGGCGCTCACGTGTGCTCGTGTTTGAACGGATCAGTTGCCTTCAATGACACCTGCGCGGCGCCCAGTCCGTTGTGTAATCCCGCCTGTGATGAGGCGGGCCTGTGCCACCGGTCACCCAGGGGGTACCAATGTGTTTGTGACCTGGGCTACGTGGGCGACGGGTTGGCGTGTTTTGACATTGACGAGTGTGAGAGTGAAAACGTTTGTCCTGTGAATGAAATGCGGTGTGAGAATATTCCAGGATCGTTTTCCTGCGTCTGCAGACAAGGCTACGTTCTCAATGAAACAAAGTGTGCTG ACGTGGACGAATGTGAGACAGGGCAGCAGGAGTGCAGCCTGTTTGCTCACTGCATCAACACAGTGGGCAGCtacttctgcttctgtctgagcGGCTTCACAGGTGATGGGAAGAACTGCTCTG ACTTTGATGAGTGCCAGGTCCAAAATGGAGGATGCCATCCAGTTGCCCTGTGTGCTAACACGCCGGGATCTTTCCACTGTTCCTGTCCACTGGGCACGGAGGGCAATGGCTTCGACTGCCAGGATGTGGACGAATGCGAGGACAACTCCTCCCTGCCACACAACTGCAGCATCCAGGCACTGTGCCACAACGCACAGGGGTCCTATGTGTGCCAGTGCCAGGACGGCTACCGGGGGGATGGCTTTGTCTGTGAGGATGTGGACGAATGTGAGGTGACTTCAACCTGTGGCAGAAACATGACGTGCCTCAACACCGCTGGTTCCTACGCCTGTTCGTGCATATTGGGGCTGGTGTACGAACAGGGCACATGCGTGAGTGAAGGTTCCTGTTTGAATGTTAGCAGTGTGTGCGAACCCTTCGCCGAGTGTCACCCCCACCGTGGCTCCTTCTACTGCCGCTGCAAGGAAGGGTACGAAATGAATGGCAACGACTGCCGCGATGTGGACGAATGTGAGTGGTCGGGAGATGAAGCCTGCCCTGCCTCCTCCTACTGCCTCAACACCAATGGCTCCTATGCGTGTCACTGCTGGGAAGGGTTTCAAGACAATGGGACTCACTGTGAGGATGTGGATGAATGCGTTATAGGGAACTTCAGCTGTCCGGACAACAGCGCCTGTTCTAACCTAGAGGGAAGCTACGTGTGTATCTGTAACCCCGGCTTCTCAGAAAATGGATCCCTGTGTCTGGACATCAACGAGTGCTTCCTGAACCCCGCCCAGTGCCCTAACTCCTCCACGTGCCTCAATACTTTTGGATCCTTTGACTGTGAGTGTTGGGAAGGTTACCAAGGCAACGACACCCACTGTGAGGACATGGACGAGTGCTTAGACAATTCCTCCTGCCCCGAACACAGCACTTGCCTCAACACTGTTGGGAGCTACTTATGTCCTTGCGTGTCCGGGTTTACTATTTTAGCTGGCTTGTGCGTGGACATCGATGAATGCAGCGACGTGATGCTGGCACCACTTTGCACCCATGGGACGTGTATGAACACCAATGGGTCATATCACTGTGAATGCTTTGAAGGATTCTGGAGTAGAACAGAGACGGAGTGTGTGGATGTAGACGAATGCTTGGACTCCTTAAACTCTTCCGTGTGCCAGCCCTACTCTAGTTGCGTCAATACACCTGGGTCTTACAATTGCACCTGCCATGAGGGGTTTATTATAAACGGCACAAGTTGTGAGGATATTGACGagtgtcacagtccaggtgGAAGCCAATGTCCTGAGCACTCATTCTGTAACAACACAGTAGGCTCCTTCACCTGCAAATGCTTTCCCGGCTACGCCCCTGTCGACCTGGGCTGTGTGGATATCGATGAATGTATGGACAGAGCCCCCTGCCGCTTGGACCAGGTGTGCACCAACTTGCCCGGGGCCTACAACTGCTCGTGCCCGCTGGGGTACCAGGAAGATCAACTGGAATGTGTTGACACCGATGAATGTGGGAGTTTGCCGTGCCACCCCTTGGCACGGTGCTGGAACAGCCGTGGGTCCTTTTCCTGCCACTGCCCCATGGGCTTTTCTGGAAATGGTTCTTGGTGTGAAGATGTGAATGAGTGCGCTGTTCTGACGGCGCCATGCCATCCTAGCGCTCGCTGCCTCAACACCCCCGGGTCATTCATCTGCACGTGCCTGCCCGGCTTCACAATCATCGGGCCATTGTGCATAGACTTGAATGAGTGCCACCAAGCTAGTGCACGTTGCCACCCTGCTTCCACCTGCTCCAATCAAGTGGGAGGTTTCAAATGCTTGTGCGGTAGCGGCTGGGAAGCCACCAAAGAAAatggcagagggggaggaggatgcGTTGACCGGGATGAGTGTCTGTCCTCCACAGCCTGCCCCAGCCAATTGTCCTGCACTAACTTACCGGGGACTTACGCTTGTTCCTGCCACgaaaacaacacaatgtgcAGAACAGTGGCTCGAAAGG AGAGCTCCCTTTTTCCCTACGGGGCAGAGCCTGGTGATGCAGAGATAAAAATGTCGTCAGCAGATGGAAACTCACCGTATATCACTCCATCAATGGGTTTCCCATTTCTGGGAAAATTGTACGACAGAATTTAT TTTTCCGACAATGGCCttgttcagtttcagtttgCTGCTGAGAATGAGCAGTACCTGTTCCCTGCTCCTTTAGACACTGGCTTCCCTAAGAACATGAGTGTGTCTCTGCTGGCAGTGTTCTGGGATGATGCTAATCTCACCACTGGGAATGGACGGTTGTTCTACAAG GAATACTATAAACAGGATGTGTTGGATCTGTACTCCCAGATAGTGTTTAATCGTACAGCGGATGAAGTTACAAAGTTTGAAGTACAGAGAGGCAAGCCTGCATTCACCCCTGCATGGATCCTTAAAATTACCTGGGATCATGTGATGCCTGTCTTCTTCCAGAATGTCAACATCTTAGAG ACTAACACTTTCCAGTGTATCCTGGCCACAGATGGAACTCGATCGTTTGCGCTCCTGCGATATGCTGAGATGAGCTGGAATCGAGGCCAGAGGCTGTATTATGATGCTCTCATTGGCTACACGGATGGAAATTTCTCCTTCAGCGAGCGACCTGTCCCCAATGATAACCTGTTCGGCCCTGGGGGCAGATACAGACCCCAGCAAATGAATGGGACTTTGGGGAAATTAGGCCAAATCGTGTATGACTTGGCAAAACTAGAGGGGTCAGGTTTGGATGCCCGCATTAGGTGCCGCTTATGGGCAATAAAGGAGCCTGACCCCACTGACTGGACAAAAGTGCTTCCCACATGCCCCTGTACCCGCACCCAGGTTCTAGAAGACCTGTCATTCTCACAGGACACCAGTGATCCTGGTTCAAGAGTGAAGACATTAAGGGGTCAGCGGTGGGGGGGTGCAGGGGGCCACATCTACCAGTCAGTCCTGTCTAACAGATATGGTTCGGGAAAGAGGTGTGTGTATGATCCAGAAGGTCCCCTGCTGGCAGGGTACAGCGAACGCTACTTCTCTGGGGGCAACCTACAGAAGCATATTG ATGAGGATCTCCTGCCATTCCAGTGGTGCTGCATGGAGTCCCCTCAGTGCCGCCTGTACCTCAACAAGAGGCCACTGGATCGTTGCCAAGGTTACAGCTGGGGAAGCTCTAGCGGCTACACCCCAGCCAAAACAACACATGGCATAG CAATGGTTTACGGAAGCATCCATTTCATCACCTTCGATGGTGCAGAGTACTCTTTCAAAGCCCTGGGAGAATTTGTGATATTGCGGATCTCCTCCACCACTGGCTCGAACATCTTCACCCTGCAAGGACAGACCGACAATTTACTCACAGAGGGAAAGGGGATCACTGAAGTCCCAGTGGTGGTGCGCATGGCTGCCTTCCACCAGGCCATCGGCAAG ATTGAATGGAGATGTTCAGAGAAAGGGGACAGGCTCCAGATGTTTGTGGATGATGTTGAGGTCCCTGTCAACATTG GTACCATTTATGCAGATGAGATGGACTTTGCCGTGCGCTGTACATTGCTGAATCGCTGTGTGGCGGTGTATGCCGGGGGCCTACATGTGGTGGTATGGAGGGTTGTGGGCTTTAATCAGCTGGCAGCCATTGTTGAGGTTCCCCAGGCTTTCTACAACCGCACCGTGGGCCTCATGGGTCTTTGGAGCTCCAACCGCTCCGATGACTTCCTCATGTCTAATGGCAAAATCCTTCCCTTAGTGGAGCGCAACCTGCTGGAGGAAGGGCTACAGTCTTTTGGCCTGTCTT GGGCAGTCCCAGTCCCAGAAAGCTTGTTCCTCCCCCAAACTCCACTGCTTTCACTGAAATACAACTCCTCTCAACAACTGCTGGACAGCATCAGTCCTGCTCAAGCGGACAAATTGCAGAAAACCTGTCAAGGCAGCATCCAGTGCATGTGTGATACAGTGGCATCCGGCAGCTCTGAACTAGGCCTGCGGACTCTCGAAGCCAGGACACAGTACCAAAATCTGGCCTTGATTTATG GTAACATGCCTCCCATAGTGACAGACCCAATGGAGATCAGGTGTAAAGTGAACTTTACAATGGTTGTTACGATGAAAGCTCAGGATCCTAATGGAGACGCCATCACGTACTCGCTGTTATATCCCAGGCCTCCACGGGCTTCCATTGGCAGtg CCAATGGCTCCCTGACGTGGACTCCCCTCAGCACCCAACCCATCCTGTTGACCGTTAAGGTCAGTGACGAGCTCAGCGGTTCCTTGTTCACCCCCATCCTGCAGGTCTGCAGCTGCCTTAATGGAGGGACCTGTCAGTATGACAGCATCGTTGAAAACCACCAGCAGGGAAGGTTCCAG GTTGTGGGCTGCCTGTGCCCTAAAGGGTTCAGCGGGGTGTTCTGTGGGAACGTTACAGATGCGTGCCTGGGGAAGCCTTGTTTTCGAGGGGTGAAGTGCCAGGGAGCCGCGGACCCCGACCAGTTCATCTGTGGAGAGTGTCCCAATAATACTTTCTCTGAAGGCAAACAGGGATACAAGTGCTTTGAGGAGG ACTTGTGCAGCCCTCCCTTCCCCTTCCCCTGCCACAAAGACGCCACCTGCCAAAGCGTGAAGAGGACCTACAATTGCACATGCAAACCTGGGTTTACTGGCGATGGGCGCAACTGCACAG ATGTAGATGAGTGTGAAACGCTCCAATTCTGTCCCAATGCCAAGTTTGAGTGCAAGAACAGTCCTGGCTCTTTCACCTGCCTCTGTAGATACCAGAGtccaggctccagctccactggATGTG GCGAATCTGTCAACTCTCCAG GGTCTAATGTGTTCAATGCGTCTGTGATGTGGAAGAAAAGCAGTTCTGATGCACTCAGTCTG CTTGAGAACATTTTGTCAAAGGGTTTCGGGAACAAATTCTACAGTATCAGTAAGATTGATCCTGGTGCGGGATCTACAACAGGTTTGGATGAATATCGTATAAATGTGTCCAGCGACACACCTCACTGGTATATCAGCGATTACCTGGCCAGAATCAGCAGTCATTACGACATCAGCTACATTAAAATTGACG ATCTGGATGAGTGCAAGGccagcgagcgtgtgtgtgtgcagccggcCCTCTGCTACAACACGTACGGAGGCTACAGGTGCGTTTGCAACGGCACAGAAGTGTACGCGAACCAGTCCTGCATTCTAG ACAAAGACAAGGCGACTGTTCCCACAACGGACCTCATCAGGGGCTTGGTTCTGGGCATCGGCAtccccctgctcctgctgctcctgctggcagcgctggcctgcctctgctgctgcaggaagacaGTTACTGGAGA GCTCCCGCACTTGTTGCCGGATTACATTCAGGAGGCGTACAACCCTCCGCCCTTCAACTACTCAGACCCTGCCCTGCACTACATACCCCACTGCAGCCCTCGGATCCTGGACAACATCACACCCAAGCAACGGCACAGATAA